The following proteins are co-located in the Salvelinus fontinalis isolate EN_2023a chromosome 41, ASM2944872v1, whole genome shotgun sequence genome:
- the LOC129840452 gene encoding uncharacterized protein LOC129840452 has product MCGRCAFRLSLLRLVWGVCTAFEEIQVKTLETGADLGTPACPNQTIHDMMSVICKLDRVISGGNDCQVSLRFDQNGTNSTCEPRVTLQTESDRVFLHISNIQPSDEGIYTCQCAYNGGTDFLHLNISVNGSHVSNNLSFLRPFMKIAAFAGFVAVVVLVGIITRKCNLNRKTQQKAAYTFKEEEQQDLEPYSTFTRRDNGLYSTLQLTHSNP; this is encoded by the exons ATGTGTGGAAGATGTGCATTCAGGCTTTCTCTGCTTCGGCTGGTGTGGGGTGTGTGCACAGCTTTTGAAG AGATTCAAGTGAAAACATTGGAAACAGGAGCAGATTTGGGCACTCCAGCCTGTCCAAACCAAACCATTCATGACATGATGTCTGTAATATGTAAGTTAGATAGAGTGATAAGTGGTGGGAATGACTGTCAAGTGTCTCTTCGGTTTGACCAAAATGGTACAAACAGCACTTGTGAACCCAGAgtcacactgcagacagagagtgacagagtgtTTCTACACATCAGCAACATACAACCATCTGATGAAGGGATCTACACCTGTCAGTGTGCATATAATGGAGGAACAGATTTTTTGCATCTCAATATTTCTGTCAATG GATCCCATGTCTCAAACAACCTTTCTTTCCTACGTCCTTTCATGAAAATAGCAGCCTTTGCAGGATTTGTAGCTGTCGTGGTCCTTGTTGGAATAATCACGAGGAAATGTAATCTCAA CAGGAAAACTCAGCAGAAAGCGGCGTACACCTTTAAAGAG GAGGAGCAACAGGACTTGGAGCCCTACAGCACGTTCACAAGGAGAGACAATGGGCTTTACTCAACCCTCCAGCTCACACATTCTAACCCCTGA
- the LOC129840455 gene encoding uncharacterized protein LOC129840455 gives MCGIRAFRLSLLLLVWGVCTAFQEIQVKTLERGADLGTLACPNQTIHDMMSVICKLDRVISGGNECQVSLRFDQNGTNSICDPRVTLQTERDRVFLHISNIQPSDEGIYTCECVHNGGTDSLHLNISVNGSHVTNNLSFIRPFMTIAAFAGFVAVVVLVGIITRKCHLSGKTQQKAVYTFKEVMQQHCLVCQGCYCLMLPVVNTVRAVIA, from the exons ATGTGTGGAATACGAGCATTCAGGCTTTCTCTGCTTCTGCTGGTGTGGGGTGTGTGCACAGCCTTTCAAG AGATTCAAGTGAAAACATTGGAAAGAGGAGCAGATTTGGGCACTCTAGCCTGTCCAAACCAAACCATTCATGACATGATGTCTGTAATATGTAAGTTAGATAGAGTGATAAGTGGTGGGAATGAGTGTCAAGTGTCTCTTCGGTTTGACCAAAATGGTACAAACAGCATTTGTGACCCCAGAgtcacactgcagacagagagggacagagtgttTCTACACATCAGCAACATACAACCATCTGATGAAGGGATCTACACCTGTGAGTGTGTACATAATGGAGGAACAGATTCTTTGCATCTCAATATTTCTGTCAATG GATCCCATGTCACAAACAACCTTTCTTTCATACGTCCTTTCATGACAATAGCAGCCTTTGCAGGATTTGTAGCTGTCGTGGTCCTCGTTGGAATAATCACGAGGAAATGTCATCTCAG CGGGAAAACACAGCAGAAAGCGGTGTACACCTTTAAAGAGGTGATGCAACAACACTGTCTTGTCTGTCAGGGCTGTTATTGCTTGATGCTACCTGTAGTCAATACTGTCAGGGCTGTTATTGCTTGA